The window GAAGGCGACACCCGTGCGGGGTTTGGGGTGGAAGAAGGTCGACTTCTGGGGCAACCGCCGCCCCTCGCGGGCGGCGGCCTCGATCTGGCCTACCGAGGTCGGGCGCAGCAGCACAGCGGCCTGTGCCTCACCTTTGTCCAGGAGGGCCAGCACCTCGGCTACGTCATGGTGGTAGCGCGTCGTGTGGGCCGGGAAAGGTGTGAGGGCCAGCTCGAGCAGCTCGCTGTCGACGGTCTCGCCGGCCGTCACGCGCGGCTGCAGGACATAGGCCTCGCGGCCGACGACGAGGCCGAGGCCCCCACGGGCGACCATCAGCCCGGGCAGGGCCTCGGGGCCGCCGGGAACCGGCAGCAGGAGGAACGACGCGGCCATGGCCTCGCGCACCGGGAAGTGCTCGGGCAACCCGCCGATCAGCCGGTGTATGGGCCGCACGCCCGCTTCCATGCTGGCCAAGTCGCTCACGAAGGCCAGCGTGAGGTCGTGGGGCCCGGCGCCCGCCCCGGCCGCTCGCCGCTCGGCCTGGTAGGCGAGGGCCGTCTCGTAGCGGTGGTGACCATCGGCGATCACCACCGGCCCGGCGCCCACCGAGGCCTGCACGGTTTCGATAGTGCCCCGGCCCGAGAGGCGCCAGAGCCGGTGGTGCACGCCGCCATCGTCGGTCACCCGCAGCAAGGGCCCCTCCGGCGGCGGGGCCACAGCATCGAGCCCCGTGCCCAGCGAGAGGCCCCAGATGGGGGATAAGTTGGCCCGGCAGGCCCGCATGAGGCGCAACCGGTCGTCCATGGGTTTGGCCATCGTGCGCTCGTGGGGCAGGACCTGCCCGGAGCGCTCGGGGTCGAGGGCGAGGGCACCCAGCACGCCCGTCGTCTGGAGAGGCCGGCCATCTTCGTCGTGCCACCCCATCCGGTAGAGGTAGAACGCGGGCTCGTCGTCGCGGAGCAGGACCCCGGCCTCGATCCACTCCTGCATGCGGCAGCGGGCCGCGTCGTACCGGTTGCGGGCCGGGTCGTCGCGTGCCAGGTCGATGTGGACGACGTTGTAGGGGCTGCGGCTCTCGAGGCGCTGGAGCTCGTCGGCGCCGATCACGTCGTAGGGCGGTGCCAGCACGTCGGCGGGCTCCACCCGGGAGTGGTCGTAGCGGACGGCGGAAAAGGGCTCGAATCGGGGCACGCCCAT of the Actinomycetota bacterium genome contains:
- a CDS encoding DUF1015 domain-containing protein, which gives rise to MGVPRFEPFSAVRYDHSRVEPADVLAPPYDVIGADELQRLESRSPYNVVHIDLARDDPARNRYDAARCRMQEWIEAGVLLRDDEPAFYLYRMGWHDEDGRPLQTTGVLGALALDPERSGQVLPHERTMAKPMDDRLRLMRACRANLSPIWGLSLGTGLDAVAPPPEGPLLRVTDDGGVHHRLWRLSGRGTIETVQASVGAGPVVIADGHHRYETALAYQAERRAAGAGAGPHDLTLAFVSDLASMEAGVRPIHRLIGGLPEHFPVREAMAASFLLLPVPGGPEALPGLMVARGGLGLVVGREAYVLQPRVTAGETVDSELLELALTPFPAHTTRYHHDVAEVLALLDKGEAQAAVLLRPTSVGQIEAAAREGRRLPQKSTFFHPKPRTGVAFRLLDEPPL